The nucleotide sequence GGCGCTGGATCCGGCCATTTTGGAAAAATGCCTCACTGCCATCATTGCACGTCACGAAATTCTGCGCACCCGCATCGTCACCGAGGAGGGCCGGCCGCGTCAGGTCATCACGCCCGCGCTGCAGTGGTCCCTGCCGGTGATCGATCTGAGCGGGCTGCCTGCCACCGAACGCGAGGCCGAAGTGATGCGGCTGGCGCGTGCCGAGGCACAACAGCCTTTCGCTTTGGCGGAGGGCCCGCTTTTCCGCGTGAAGCTCATCCGTCTCGCACAGGAGGATCATGTCGCGCTCTTCACCATGCACCATATCATTTCCGACGGCTGGTCGATGGGCGTGCTGCTGCGGGAGGTCGCGCTGCTCTATGATGCTTTCCGCAACGATCGACCGTCGCCGTTGCCGCCGCTGCCGGTGCAATATGCCGATTTTGCCGCATGGCAGCGCCAATGGCTGCAGGGTGAAATTTTGGAGCGGCAGTTGGCCTATTGGAAGCAGCAGCTCGCCGGCTGCCCGCCGCTGTTGGAATTGCCCACCGACCGGCCGCGGCCGGCAGTGCACAGCTTCCGCGGCGCGCAATTGAACTTCATGCTGCCGGCGGACCTGACCGGGCGGGTGAAGGAGTTGAGCCGGCAAATGGGAACCACACTGTTCATGACGCTGCTGGCCGCTTTTCAAGTTTTGCTCGCGCGTTACAGCAATCAAAAGGACATCTGCGTCGGCACGCCCATCGCCAACCGCAACCGCGCCGAGCTGGAAGGGTTGATCGGCTTTTTCGCCAACACCATCGTCCTGCGCACGCAACTGGCGGACAATCCCTCCGTGCGCGAGCTGCTGCGCCGCGTTCGCGAGACCGCGCTGGCGGCCTATGCGCATCAAGATGTGCCGTTCGAGATGCTGGTCGAGGCGCTCGCGCCGGAGCGCGATCTCAGCCACACCCCGCTGTTTCAAACCATGTTCGTTTTTCAGCAGCAGGCAGTGGCCGGCCGGCAGGTGCCCGGCCTGCGCATGAGCCCGCTGGAGGTGCACAGCGGCACCGCCAAATTCGACCTGTCGCTGGAAATGACGGAAACCAGCGAGGGGCTCGCGGCGACTTTCGAATACAACACCGATCTCTTCGACGCCGCCACCATCGCGCGCCTCGCCCGTCACCTCGAAAGATTGCTGCAGGGCATGGCCGGCGATCCCGACCGCCGCGTCGCTCATTTGCCGCTGCTCATCCCGGAAGAGCAGCAACAAATCGTCAACGACTGGAATGCCACCGCGGTGACGTGGCCGCCGGCGCAAAACATTCAGCAACTGTTCGAGCAGCAGGCGGCGAAAACGCCGGAAGCGGTGGCGGTGCAGTTCGAAGACGAACGCTGCAGCTATGGCGAGCTCAATCGGTGCGCCAATCAACTCGCGCATTATCTCCGCAGCCTGGGCGTCGGGCCGGAAGTGTTGGTGGCCGTCAGTTTGCCGCGCAGTCTGGAAATGGTGATCGCGCTGCTGGCGGTGTTGAAGGCGGGCGGTGCCTACCTCCCGCTCGATCCGGCTTATCCGCGCGAACGTCTGGCCTTCATGCTGCAGGATGCACAACCGCGCGTCGTGCTCACCACTTCCGGGTTGCGGCCGATGCTGCCCGGCGATGGTCTCACCGTCGTCGAGCTCGATTGCGTCCGGCCGCTGCTGGCGCGCCATGCCGCCGACAATCCCGGCGTCACGGTGTTGCCGCAGCATCCGGCGTACATGATCTACACCTCCGGCTCCACCGGCGTGCCCAAAGGCGCCATCATCGAGCAGCGCGGTTTGATCAATTTGGTGCGGGCACAAATCGGGGAGTTTGCCATTCGGCCGGAAAGCCGGGTGTTGCAATTTGCGCCGTTCAGCTTCGATGCCTCGGTTTCGGAAATTTTCACGGCCCTGATCAGCGGCGCGACGCTTTGTTTGATCAAGCCGGAGACCCTGCTCGCGCCCGACACGTTGCTCGCCGCGCTGCGCGCGCAGGCGATCTCGGTGGTCACGCTGCCGCCCTCGCTGCTGGCGGTGCTGCCGGCGGAGGCGCTGCCGGCACTGCACACGCTGGTTTCCGCCGGTGAAAACTGCAGCCGTGAGATTGCGGCACGCTGGGCACCGGGGCGGCGCTTCATCAATGCTTATGGCCCAACCGAGAACACGGTGTGCGCCTCGTGCCATCGGGTGGAGAAGTTGCCGGAGCAGGCCGGCATTCCCATTGGCCGGCCGATCGCCAACGTGCAGCTTTACATTTTGGATGAACATCTGCAACCGGTGCCGGTCGGCGTGGCGGGCGAGTTGTACATCGGTGGCGTCAGCCTCGCGCGCGGCTATCACCGCCGGCCGGATTTGACCGCGGAGAAATTCATTCCCAACCCCTTCAGCACTGAACCCGGCAGCCGGCTCTACCGCAGCGGCGATTGGGCGCGCTGGCTGCCGGATGGCACCATTGAATTTCTCGGCCGCCTCGATCAGCAGGTCAAAGTGCGCGGTTTTCGTATCGAGCTGGGCGAGATTGAGACGGTGCTGGCACAACACCCGGGGCTGCGCGAAGTGGCGGTGGTGGCGCGCGAGGCCCGGGCGGGCGAACGGCAGTTGGTGGCGTATGTGGCGCCGCGCGCAGAGTCTGCGCCGGCCAGCGCAGAGCTGCGCGAATTTCTCGGCAGTCGGCTGCCGGAGTACATGATCCCGGCTCTCTTCGTCACCCTGCCCTCGTTGCCGGTGACGCCCAGTGGCAAGATCGACCGCCGCGCCTTGCCGGCACCGTCATTCGAACGGGACGAGTCGAACGCAGGCTATGTCGCCCCCCGCACTGCCAGCGAGGAAAAATTGGTGGAGATCTGGGAGTCATTGCTCGGGGTCAAACCCATCGGTGTGCACGACAACTTCTTCGAGCTGGGTGGCGATTCGATTGTGAGCATTCAAATGATCGCACGCGCCAGCCAGGCCGGCATCCAGCTCACGCCGAAGTTGTTGTTCCAGCATCCAACCATTGCCGGCCTCGCGGCAGTGGCCGGCACGAGCACAACTGCGGTTGCCGAGCAGGGACTGGTTACCGGCCCGGTGCCGCTCACGCCGATTCAGCACTGGTTCTTCAGCCGGCATGACACGGCGTTGCATCACTGGAACACTTCGATCATGCTGGCCATGGCGCAGCCGCTCGATCCCGCGATGCTCGCGCAAACCGTGCAGCTTCTGCTGACACATCACGATGCCCTGCGCCTGCGGTTCCAGCGCACGGCCGCGGGCTGGCGGCAATATCTCGCCGGCCTCGAAGGCGAAACGCCGTTCGTGCATGTCGACCTTTCCCAAACACCGGCACGCCGCCGCAAGGAAGCGATCGAAAGCACGGCGGCGCAGATGCAAACCAGCTTGAACCTGGCGGAGGGGCCGCTGCTGCGCGTGTGCTACATGGATTTGGGACCGAAGCAGAGCCACCGCCTGCTGCTCATTCTGCATCACCTCGTGGTGGACGGCGTGTCGCTGCGGCTGTTCCTGGAGGATTTGCTGCGGGTCTATCGCCAACTCCAAGCCGGTCAGCCGGTGAGCCTGCCGCCCAAAACCACTTCGTTTCAGGCGTGGGCGCGCGCGCTGGTGCAGTATGCACAATCCACCGAATTGAAGCAGGAGCTGGCCCACTGGCGGGAAGTGGCGGCACAGCAGATGCCGGCCTTGCCCGTGGATTTTCCGGGTGGCAGCAACACCTATGGCGACAGCGATCACGTGACGGTTTCCCTGAATGCCAGGGAAACCCGGAAGCTTCTGCAACATCTGCCGGCGGCACACGGCACCCAAATTAACGACGTGTTGCTGGCGGCGCTGGTGTCGGCATTTGCGCCATGGACCGGCCGGCGCCAGCTCATGATCGACATGGAAGGCCACGGCCGTGAAGATATTTTGCCGGGTCTCGACGTCTCACGCACCCTCGGCTGGTTTACCAGCCAATATCCGGTGTGGCTCGATCTGGAGCAGGCACGCGAGCCGCGGGTAATGCTGGAAGCAGTCAAAACGCAATTGCGCGCCATTCCCCACCACGGCATAGGTTTTGGCCTGCTGCGTCATCTCTGCGCCGATCGCGAGGCCACGGCACCGCTGCGTGCGCTGCCCGCCGCGCCGGTGAATTTCAACTATCTCGGCCAGTTCGATCAATTCGATCCCGCCGCCGGCGAGGCCCTGCCGTTCGCGGTCGCGCCGGAATCCGCCGGCCCCGAACAGCATCCCGAAGGCCGGCGCAGTGCGGTGATTTATGTCATTGGCATCATCACCGGCGGTGAGTTGGGTGTGCGCTTCAGTTACAGCCGTCGTCTGCACCAACGCCGCACCATCGAGCAGTTGGCGAAAAATTATCTGCACGAGCTGCGCCGCCTGCTGACGGTTTGAGAATGGGACACGGCCGCAGGTGCAGCAGGAGAAGGATGGTTACAGAAGATTTCGCGGTTCAACTTTGGTTGTCGCGAAAACGTCGTAGCGCAGGCATTCTGCCTGCCTGATCAGCAGACAAGTTTGTCTGTGTCATGGTCCGATGCCACGTTGCTTGATTACAGCGAAAGGTGGATTTTGTGGATGCTTTGATTGGAATCACCCGTGAAGATTGGTTGCGGTTGTTGCGGGAGAACAACTTTGCCATCGCGCCGCAATATTGGAACCGTGCGCTGGCGGTGACGATGATGAGCCTGGCCAATACACGCGATCAGCGTCGCGAAGAGCAGGAGTACGGTGCCGAGGTCAAACGGGCGGAAATCAAACCGCCGCTGTTCATTCTCGGCCATTGGCGCAGCGGCACGACACTGCTGCATGAACTGCTCGCGCTGGACGAACAGTTTGCCTATGCCAACCTGTTTCAGGTGTCGCATCCGCACACCTTTCTCTGTCGCGAGGCGATCATCGAAAAAGCGCTGGCGCAGGCCGATACCGAGCAGCGGCCGATGGATGCCATGCGCGTCGGTTTTCGCAGTCCGGGTGAGGATGAATCGGCGCTTGCGGTCGCCAGCTTGCGCTCGCCCATGCTGGCGTGGTCGTTCCCGCGCAATGAAGCCTATTATGATCGCTTCCTGACCTTTCGCGAGGCGTCAGACGATGACCTCGCCAGATGGAAGGCTGCTTTTATGAAGTTTTTAATGAAGCTCTCCTGGCGCTATGGCAGCCGGCCGCTGGTCTTGAAATCGCCGCCTCACACGGCCCGTCTCAAGCTGCTGCTGGAAATGTTTCCCGAGGCGCGCTTCGTGCACATCCATCGCGATCCCTTTGTCGTGTTTCAGTCGACCCGCGCGCTGTATGACAAGGCGGCGGCGGCCTCGCATTTGCAACGGCCCGATCCGACGCGCATCGATGCCGGGATTCTGCGACGCTATGCCGCCATGTACGAGGCCTTTTTCGAGGAGCGCGACCTGATTCCCGCCGGCCGCTTTTGTGAAATCGCTTTTGCGGAGTTGGAGCGCGATCCACTCGGACAGGTCCAGCAGATTTATGCGCAGTTGCGGTTGCCCGGCTTCGACGCAGTGGCGCCCAAAATGCAGGCTTATGTGCAAGCACGGCGCGATTATCGCAAGAACAAACATGTTCCCCTGGCCGAACCACTGCGCCAGCGAATCGTTGAGGCCTGGTGGCGAAGCTTCGCCACCTGGGGCTATGCCACTGACGGGGTGCCGGCCAACTCGCTTCGCATCAATGACGACGGCAGCAAACGCACCAACATGATGAAGACATGAGCGATCACACCTGCATTTCAACAACGCCGGTGCCTCCGGTTGTAGAGGCCGAGGTGGGCAAACCCGCCCGGCTGTGGAGCAAGAATTATTTGCTGCTGTGGCAGGGGCAATTTGTCAGCCGCCTGGGCAATCAGGCCTTCAACGTCGCGCTGCTCTTTTGGCTGAAGCACACCACCGGTTCGGCGACACTCATGGGCTTCATCTCGATGGTGTCGAGCATTCCGGCGCTGCTGTTGATCTCGGTTGGCGGCGCCATCGCCGACCGTTACTCGCGCCGCAACATCATCATTCTGTGTGATCTGTTTGCCGGACTTGCCGTCTTGTCGCTGGCCTTCCTGCTTCTCCTGGCACCCGGCGCCACCGGGCTGGCGATTGTTTGGCTGTTTGTCGTCTCGATTGTACTGGCGGTCATTTCATCGTTCTTTGCCCCGGCGATTTCCGCCGCCATTCCAGATCTGGTGCCCAGGGAACGGCTGGCGGCGGCAAACTCGATGGGCCAGTTCTCAGAGCAATTCACCCTTTTCATCGGGCAGGGATTGGGGGGAACGCTTTACCGGCTGCTGGGCGCGCCGATCCTGTTCTTGATCGATGGCCTGACCTTTTTGTTTTCGGCGGTGAGTGAGACCTTCATCACAATTCCGCAACCGGTGCGCAAACCCAGCAGCAACTGGCGGCAGCGTCTGCGCGAATTTCGCCATGACCTCGCCGAGGGCTTTCAGTATGTCTGGCACACTGCCGGTCTGAAGGGGCTGGTCATGGTCTCGGCGGTGAACAACTTCTTTTCGGTGCCCATTCTGCTGTTGCTGCCGTTTTATGTCGAGGATTTTCTCCAGGTCAAAGTTGATTGGTATGGCTTTTTGCTGGCTGCCTTCGGCATGGGCTCGCTGCTGGGATCGGGGATCGCCGGGATGTGCCGGCCCTCGGGCTGGACGCGGGCCCGCTTGATGATGCTGGTGATGCTCCTGGACGCCCTGTTTTACGGCCTGCTGGCGGTGGTTCGTCTGCCGCTGGCGGCATTGGCGCTGGCCTTTCTCAGCGGTGCGGCCGGCGGCTTTTTTGCGATCAATACCACGACCCTCATTCAAATGACAACGCCGAGCCAAATTCGGGGTCGCATCTTCGGATTGCTCGGCACCATCGCCGGCAGCATTACGCCGCTGGCTTTGGGCCTTTCCGGGGTGGTTGCGGATTTGACCGGAAAGAACATTCCGTTGATTTATTTGACCTGCAGTGGTGCGCTGCTGGTCCTGGCACTGGTTGTCATCTCCCGCCGCGAGATACGGGAATTCCTGGCCTGTGAACTGGCTGCCGAAGGCACGCCGGCGCCGGCGGAAGCACGGTCGCCAGTTTGACTGCACCATGCCGGCTGCCGTGGTGGCTGGCGGCGCTGCGAAATATTGCAGACAAGACAACGGCAAACCTCATCACACTCATTATTTTCAAGGAGAGCAAAATGGTCCGCGATGAAAACGAAGACAGCACGATCTACAAAGTCGTCGTCAATCATGAAGAGCAATACTCGATCTGGCCGGCGGATCGCGAAAACGCACTCGGCTGGCGCGATGTCGGCAAGACCGGCACCAAGGCGGAATGTCTGGCCTACATCAAAGAAGTGTGGACGGACATGCGGCCGTTGAGCCTGCGGAAAAAAATGGAAGAAGCAGCGCAACAGCCGCAGAACCAATGAGCACAACGGGGGACTCGACAGTGCCGGGGCTGACGAAGTCATGATGTTCCTCCTGCTTTGTCTGGTCCCCGCCCCTTCGTCTCCGGGCATGACCGCCTCGCCCTGCAACGCCGGACTGTTTTCTTTCGCACAGGCAACCGCCCGCCAAGGATAGTGTGGGTCCGGTGTTGCAGTGCTGTTCTCTGGACGCGGCTCCGGGGCGGGCGGGGAGACCGCACAGCACTTGTTTGCGCCATGCCGGGGAAGATGCGAAATGGCATCATCGCGAGCAGGACAGCCAGGTCGTTGATTCCCTGCGAAGGGAGCGCGCTCCCGGCGCGGGGGAAAGCTTGTTGTACTACAGGTGAGAAAAATGCACCCGCCGGAGACGAAAAGGCTGCACCCTCTGCTGGAAGGGTTCTACCGCCTCTACCAGCGCCACGACGGGGTGAAGACATTATTGGATGAGGCGGCAAAATTGGCGGTCGAATTTTTCCAGGTACAGCAATGTGCCATTGCCTGGCTGGCAGAGGGCAAGCCCGGTTTCAGCGTTCTGGTGAGTAGCGGCGCAAAGCCGACGGATGATTTCGTCAATCATGTCGGGCAAGCGATCGCCGCACACCGCCGACAGCATCCTGCCGCAGAACGGGGCAGCGCGCATGTGCTCCCTGTCGCTGCTGCCGGCACTCCCGATCCCCGGGAGTTTGTCCTGCCGGTGCAGGTCAGCCATCGTATCGCCGGCTATCTTTACGCGCGCCAGAGCAAGCTGATGGCCGACGAGGCCCTGCTCGCGCTGCTGGCACGGCATATTGGCGCTGCCGTTGAAACGCAGAGGATGCGCGAGCTGCTGGCTTCGCGTTATGCTGCTCCGGCGGGCGCATCGAACCGGGGTGAAGCCGCGGCACCCTCGGTGCTGGGAACGCCCATTTTGGCCGCCGTCGAAACTCCCGGGAAAGTTGCGAACATCGTTGCCCGGGCTTTTTACAAAGAATTGCGCAAGGCCGGTTTTGAGACGAAGCAGATTTTGATGGTCGCCACGGCGCTGATCGAAAATTTGACCGAGGCCCTGCGCCGGGCCAGCACCAAAAAGCAGGCGTGAGCCATGTGTGTTCCGGCACAACCAGCTGGAGATCGGCTCGAATGTATGCGCAAGAACGAACAAAAGATGTTTATGAGACGATCGCCGGATATCCCCAACCGCCTCTCATTCCCCTGCCGCCCTGCGAAGACTGGGAATCATTGCAGGCGATGGGCCTGAAATTGGGAGGCGTGTCGTGCGGGATCGTGAAGGCGGCCATGAGCCTGACGGGCTTTCGTGCTTTTCATCGGCAGCTTCCCCGGCAGCTCGAAGCGATTCTGCGCCGCAGCGAATTGCGGGGTGCCTATCTTTTTGCGCCGGTGATTTCTGCCACCCTGGCGTTGCAGGATGATCCACGGAATCCCGATGCCCTGACGCGCGCCGCGACCCTGTTGTTCGCGGCCCGCGCACTGTATGATGACATCGTCTCCGCCCGTCTGGAACCCGATCGTCTCGGTGACCAGGTGCTCGAAATGGGACAATATCCCAATCTCTTCGCCACCAGCATGATCATCGAAGACAAACGCGCGCGCCTTTTCAAAAGCACGAACGTGACGACCATTACCGTGGCCGTCGCCGGCCGCCTGTACTCATTGCGCGTCGGGAACTTGGGAACGGAGACCACGATGGCACAACTGCTGACCGCCCTGGAGCAGTTGGCGGCCACCGCCCGCCGTCAGCGGCGCAGAAACGACGAGCCTGCTCCCGGTGTGCTGTCTGCTGCCGACCACCCCACTCAGATCAAAGCCTTCTCGCAGCTGCAACAGATCCGGGTCAACGCCGAATCGCTGGCCGCGCTGCGTCACAGTTTTTTGACCTTGTGCCTCGATTTGGAGAGTGCGCCGGGCTCACTTGCGGAAGCCGCCCTCCTGGCGCACAGCACCAATTTCGTCAACCGGTGGCATCATGCCAGCATGCAGCTCGTGGTTTTCGGCAATGGCAAGGCTTGTGTGATTTGTCATTTCAGTGCCTATCTCGATGGCAACACGATGGCGCGCGCGGCGGCGGAGCTGCAGCAACGCGCCGCAGCCTGGCCCCTGCCGCAGAACACACGGCAGGAGGCGGGCAGCCTCGCCCCCGCGACGGAGCTGCAGTGGCGTATTGCCCCGGAATGGCTGCGACGGGGAAGTGCGGATTTGCGCACGGTGCTCGACAACCAGCAGGCCACGTTTGAAATCCCCGGCTGGGGCAGGGAGTTTTTTCTGGCGCATGATGTGGAGGCGGTGCCGGCGTTCATTCTGGCATTGCAAATGGCGGCCAGGCGACTGACTGGAAAAATCGTGCGCATCACGCAGTTTGTCAGCCTGTCCCGCTATCGCTGCATGGATTTGGCCACCCCGGTCGTCACGACACCGGAGGTGATCCGCTTCGTCGAAGCCATGGACAGCGAAGCAATGGCGGCAGACCGTGCCATGACGCTGCTGCATGAAGCCATTCATTCCCAGAAAGAGGTTTGTCGAAAAGCACGACACGCTCTGCCGTTTGACGACCTGCTGGCGCTGTTTCTCCGCTCGCGCAAAGGCGTGCAAAAATGGTATGTGCTGCTGGTGGCCGCCCTTGCGGTCAAAATCCTGCGGCTGTTGGGTTGCTATCGCCCGTTGCCGCGCGAAGTGCTGGTCTCGCATCCGGAGATTTATCCGACCGTGCCCGTGTTTGGCCGTCCCGGGGTGCGGTTGCCCTATGTGAAGTATTTCGGGCTGCATTATCAAATCATGGATGAAAAGATCGTCATCACCGTGATGCCGGCGGTGGGGTGGACGATTCCGAATGCGGAGCTGGTTGCAGAAGTCCGTGAAAGTTTGCAACGCATTCAAAACCTGATTGTGCATGCTGGCAGGAAATCCTAGTGCAAGCTGGGTGGTGCGGCCCCGGCCCAATCCCCGCGCGGCGTTGCGTTTGTTTTGCTTCCCTTACGCCGGGGCCGGCAGCATCATTTTTCGATCGTGGCCGGAACAGCTTCCCGTCTCCGTGGAAACCTGTCTGGTGGAATTGCCCGGACGCGGTTCGCGCTTGCGCGAACCGCTCTTCACCCGGCTGCTGCCCATGATCGATGCCGCGTTGCCGGCTTTGCTGCCCTACCTGGACCGGCCGTTCGCCTTCTTCGGGCACAGCATGGGTGCCTTGTTGAGTTTCGAGCTCACACGGCGGTTGCGCCGACAAGCTGATCGCCTGCCGTCGCATCTTTTTGTCTCGGGGCGTGCCGCGCCGCACCTCCCGGATGCCATGCCCGCCCTGCACAAGCTGCCCGAGGCGGAGTTTATCGCCGAATTGCGCCGTCTCAACGGCACGCCCGGGGAGGTGCTGGAGCACGCCGAGCTGATGCAGCTTTTGATGCCGATCCTGCGCGCCGACTTCGCCGTCTGCGAAACTTATGTCTGTGAACCGGGTCCTCCGCTCGCCTGTCCGATCACGGTTTTCGGCGGCGCGGAGGATCCCCATGTCACGCGCGCCACGCTGGAACCCTGGCGCGAGCACACGAGTGCCGGTTTCGCTTTGCATATCCTGCCCGGCGATCATTTCTTCTTGCAATCCGCTGCGCCCATGCTGCTGCAGATTATGCGGGAAGAGCTGCTGCGCCTGACGGGACAAGCACCGGGGAGATGAGGGGAAAAATGAACCATCCAGTCGACTGGGAGGTGCCTCCCGCCGCCCCTGCGCTGGCTGATGGTGAAGTCCATGTCTGGCGTATCGGGCTGCAATTGCCGCCGTCGCGGATGGAACAATTGCAAGCGATGCTGGATGCCGGTGAAACACAGAGAGCGGCACGTTTTTATTTTGACAAAGACCGGCGGCGTTTCATCGTTGCGCATGCCGCCATGAGGATGATTCTGGGAGCCTATCTGCAGCTCGACCCGGCGGGCCTGCAGCTCGGCCGGAATGCTTATGGCAAACCGGAATTGCAGGACAACCGGACAGCCGTGGCCGTAC is from candidate division KSB1 bacterium and encodes:
- a CDS encoding thioesterase domain-containing protein; translated protein: MLAGNPSASWVVRPRPNPRAALRLFCFPYAGAGSIIFRSWPEQLPVSVETCLVELPGRGSRLREPLFTRLLPMIDAALPALLPYLDRPFAFFGHSMGALLSFELTRRLRRQADRLPSHLFVSGRAAPHLPDAMPALHKLPEAEFIAELRRLNGTPGEVLEHAELMQLLMPILRADFAVCETYVCEPGPPLACPITVFGGAEDPHVTRATLEPWREHTSAGFALHILPGDHFFLQSAAPMLLQIMREELLRLTGQAPGR